One segment of Nostoc piscinale CENA21 DNA contains the following:
- a CDS encoding tRNA-(ms[2]io[6]A)-hydroxylase encodes MLTSGLPTINTLKQPTSDAWIEQAIANLDIILLDHSHCERKAAGVALNFMFRYPSNTKMVRELTAIAREELEHFELVNQWLERRNIPLAPLSPPPYGAGLKAAVRPNEPDRFLDSLLVTGLIEARSHERLGLLATHCPEPELAKFYKSLMASEARHFGTYWVLADTYFEREIVQQRLDELAIIESDILVNLHPEPRIHS; translated from the coding sequence GTGCTTACTTCTGGATTACCGACTATCAACACCCTCAAGCAACCCACCTCTGATGCTTGGATAGAACAAGCGATCGCAAATTTAGATATTATTTTGCTTGACCATTCCCACTGCGAACGCAAAGCCGCCGGAGTGGCGTTAAATTTTATGTTTCGCTATCCTTCTAATACTAAAATGGTCAGGGAATTAACTGCGATCGCTCGTGAAGAATTAGAACACTTTGAACTCGTCAACCAGTGGCTAGAACGTCGCAACATCCCCCTTGCACCCTTATCACCGCCTCCCTATGGTGCAGGTTTGAAAGCCGCAGTCCGTCCCAACGAACCAGACCGTTTTTTAGATTCTTTACTCGTCACCGGCTTAATAGAAGCCCGCAGCCACGAAAGACTAGGACTGTTAGCCACACATTGTCCAGAACCAGAATTAGCTAAATTTTATAAAAGCTTAATGGCATCAGAAGCCAGACATTTTGGTACATACTGGGTTTTAGCAGATACTTACTTTGAGCGCGAAATCGTTCAGCAAAGACTTGATGAGTTAGCAATTATTGAAAGCGATATCCTGGTAAACTTGCATCCAGAGCCAAGAATTCACAGTTAG
- a CDS encoding XisI protein: MAKVEQYRQLIQELLQAYSEIKSSNEEVDAEVIFDQEHDRYQLVHVGWSNKRRVYGCVLHLDIKNEKIWIQHDGTEGGMAYELTSRGVPKQDIVLAFHSPFKRQFTEFAVG; this comes from the coding sequence ATGGCAAAAGTAGAACAATATCGGCAACTTATTCAAGAACTTTTACAAGCTTATAGCGAAATTAAATCTAGTAATGAAGAAGTGGACGCTGAGGTTATTTTTGATCAAGAACATGATCGCTATCAATTAGTTCATGTCGGCTGGTCAAACAAACGGCGTGTATATGGTTGTGTTTTACATTTAGATATTAAAAACGAAAAAATCTGGATTCAGCATGACGGTACTGAAGGCGGGATGGCTTATGAACTGACTAGCCGAGGTGTACCTAAACAAGATATTGTCTTGGCTTTTCATTCTCCTTTTAAACGACAATTCACCGAGTTTGCAGTCGGCTAG
- a CDS encoding tetratricopeptide repeat protein, with the protein MSEARNRWIVRVILALAVLMFVGVSIVPIIGAFNSPTSTNQNAANPTGNLASSDQKTKLQDEVRGYELVLQREPENQTALKGLLQARLQLLSLNQGDVQGVIAPLEKLAKLNPERSEYGVLLAQAKQQIGDKEGAAQAYRTILDTKPGDLKALQGMVALLVDQKRPEAAIGLLQETLNNATQANTIQPGSVNVVAVQVLLGNVYAAQKRFPQAMNVYDQAIKKDPKDFRPVLAKAMLLKEQGKTTEAKPLFSNAASLAPAQYRDEINKAATASPTSAPAASAAPASTPKP; encoded by the coding sequence GTGTCTGAAGCGCGTAATCGTTGGATAGTCCGGGTCATCTTGGCATTAGCAGTTCTCATGTTTGTGGGTGTATCTATAGTTCCTATTATTGGCGCATTCAATAGCCCGACATCGACAAACCAGAATGCTGCAAATCCTACAGGTAACTTAGCTTCCTCTGACCAAAAAACCAAATTACAAGACGAAGTACGGGGTTATGAACTAGTTTTACAACGGGAACCTGAAAATCAAACTGCCCTGAAAGGTTTATTACAAGCACGTCTACAACTTTTAAGCCTGAATCAAGGTGATGTTCAAGGAGTAATTGCCCCTTTAGAAAAACTAGCTAAACTCAACCCTGAAAGATCAGAATATGGAGTCCTCCTCGCCCAAGCCAAGCAGCAAATTGGCGATAAAGAAGGAGCCGCCCAAGCATATCGCACAATTCTGGATACTAAACCCGGCGATTTGAAAGCTTTACAAGGTATGGTAGCACTGCTCGTAGACCAAAAACGCCCAGAAGCTGCGATCGGTCTATTACAAGAAACTTTAAATAATGCTACCCAAGCTAACACCATCCAGCCGGGAAGCGTGAATGTAGTTGCTGTGCAGGTGCTACTAGGAAATGTCTATGCAGCCCAAAAACGCTTTCCGCAAGCGATGAATGTCTATGACCAAGCGATTAAAAAAGATCCCAAGGATTTTCGCCCCGTCTTGGCTAAAGCCATGCTGTTAAAGGAACAAGGCAAAACAACCGAAGCTAAACCTTTGTTTAGTAATGCAGCCAGTTTAGCGCCTGCTCAATACCGAGACGAAATTAACAAAGCCGCAACCGCTTCCCCAACTTCTGCGCCTGCTGCATCTGCCGCACCTGCAAGTACTCCCAAGCCATAA
- a CDS encoding homocysteine biosynthesis protein: MRTIAEINEKISRQRAVVLTVEEVKARVAEVGVSKVAKEVDVITTGTFEPMESSGAILNLGHTDPPIKIRRCWIDGVPAYTGFGAVDLYLGASCAVDTMDGEEIRERGGGHVIEDLIAGKQVQVRAQGQVTDCYPRATFETTITRDTINQFYLFNPRNLYQNFIVGVNGGDRPLFTYLGPLQPHLGNAVYSNPGAISPLFNDPDLQLIGIGTRIFLGGGIGYIAWEGTQHFPLQKRLANRTPIGPAATLALIGDAKQMSARWVRGCYFKSYGPSLMLGVGIPFPVLNETVVEHCAVQDKDLVAPIVDFSIPRRVRPTFGLVSYAQLKSGRLTIENKTVRAAPLASMSLSRQVAAELKQWIAAGTFTLTEPVTPIPMERSFLPQDRWTDF; this comes from the coding sequence ATGCGAACGATCGCCGAAATTAATGAAAAAATCAGCCGCCAGCGTGCAGTAGTTTTAACAGTTGAAGAAGTCAAAGCACGAGTCGCAGAAGTTGGTGTCAGCAAAGTTGCTAAAGAAGTTGATGTGATTACGACCGGCACATTTGAGCCAATGGAGTCTAGCGGTGCAATTCTTAATCTCGGACACACTGACCCCCCGATTAAAATTCGTCGTTGTTGGATAGATGGCGTACCAGCATATACAGGTTTTGGGGCGGTAGATTTATACTTGGGTGCTAGTTGTGCTGTTGATACAATGGACGGTGAAGAAATCCGCGAACGTGGCGGTGGTCATGTGATTGAAGATTTAATTGCCGGGAAACAAGTACAAGTTAGGGCGCAAGGGCAAGTCACAGATTGTTATCCACGGGCAACTTTTGAAACTACGATCACCCGTGATACTATCAATCAATTTTATTTATTCAATCCGCGTAACCTTTATCAAAATTTTATCGTGGGTGTGAATGGTGGCGATCGCCCACTGTTTACTTATCTCGGCCCTTTACAACCCCATCTCGGTAACGCTGTCTACTCTAACCCTGGGGCAATTTCGCCTTTATTCAACGACCCCGATTTGCAACTCATTGGTATTGGGACACGGATTTTCTTAGGTGGCGGCATCGGCTATATCGCTTGGGAAGGAACGCAACACTTCCCTTTACAAAAGCGGTTAGCTAATCGTACACCAATTGGCCCGGCTGCTACCTTAGCCTTAATTGGTGATGCTAAACAAATGTCAGCCCGTTGGGTGCGTGGTTGTTACTTTAAAAGTTATGGCCCTTCGTTGATGTTGGGTGTGGGGATACCATTCCCCGTATTAAATGAAACTGTCGTTGAACACTGTGCAGTACAAGATAAAGATTTAGTCGCGCCCATCGTCGATTTTTCCATTCCCCGGCGCGTGCGTCCGACCTTTGGGTTGGTGAGTTACGCCCAACTGAAATCCGGGCGACTCACCATCGAAAATAAAACCGTGCGTGCTGCACCTTTAGCTAGTATGTCCTTATCTCGGCAAGTCGCCGCCGAATTAAAACAATGGATTGCAGCCGGCACTTTTACTCTTACAGAACCAGTCACCCCCATTCCAATGGAGCGATCGTTTTTACCCCAAGACCGTTGGACAGATTTTTAG
- a CDS encoding VOC family protein, with product MMLQLTHIRLLVNNYKDCFFFYRDVLGFWIDWGDENSGYAELHTGDSLKLALFRKDFMAEAIPSAYLPSASDCHNKMALIFAVDNVDDVYEKLKERNVVIVTQPLDRPAWGLRTAHFRDPDGNLIEIFSNLGSVN from the coding sequence ATCATGCTTCAATTAACACATATCAGGCTGTTAGTAAACAACTACAAAGATTGTTTCTTCTTCTACCGTGACGTATTAGGCTTTTGGATTGATTGGGGCGATGAAAATAGTGGCTATGCTGAGTTACACACCGGAGATAGCCTCAAATTAGCCTTATTTAGAAAAGATTTCATGGCGGAAGCAATTCCCAGTGCTTATTTACCTTCCGCTTCAGACTGTCACAATAAAATGGCTTTGATTTTCGCCGTTGACAATGTTGATGACGTGTACGAAAAACTCAAAGAACGCAATGTTGTAATTGTCACCCAACCTTTAGACCGCCCAGCGTGGGGACTCCGCACCGCTCATTTTCGTGACCCCGATGGTAATTTAATTGAAATCTTCAGCAATTTAGGAAGTGTAAATTAA